The Bacteroidales bacterium sequence AACATCCATGGCGGTGAACGGGCTTATGTCATTTCAGGCGAATATGAAAAGGTTTTCCCCATGGATATTTATCCCGTTCAACTGATCAAGGCCATTATGATTGAAGACATTGAACTGATGGAGAAACTTGGTATTTATGAAGTGGATGAAGAGGATTTTGCCCTTTGTGAATTTGTATGCACTTCTAAAACACCGGTTCAGCCGATTATCAGAAAGGGTCTTGATATGATGCGGGAAGAAATGACCTGAATGATGTAGAATATAAAACTTTTATCATATACATGAAAGCCTTAAGAAGATTTCTTGATAATATAAAGCCTCATTTTGAAAAGGGAGGTAAGTTTGAAAAGCTACAATCCACTTTTGAGGCCTTTGAAACATTTCTTTTTGTCCCTGATCAGGTTACTACGCAGGGTTCTCACATCCGGGACAATATTGATATGAAGCGGACGATGGCCCTTGTGGTTATATCTTTGATTCCTGCCTTGTTATTTGGGATGTGGAATGTGGGTTATCAGCATTATCTGGCAACAGGTCAGGAAGGAAGCACGATAGAGCTTTTTCTGGAAGGATTGAAGCTGGTATTACCAATCGTAATAGTTTCCTATGTTACAGGCCTGGCTATCGAATTTGCCTTTGCACAGATCAGGGGCCATGAGGTGAATGAAGGTTTCCTGGTAACGGGTATGCTGATCCCGTTGGTTTTGCCGGTAGATGTGCCCCTCTGGATGGTTGCTGTCGCTACAGCTTTTGCAGTGATTATAGGCAAAGAAGTTTTCGGAGGTACCGGAATGAATATCCTTAACCCTGCTTTAACCGCCAGAGCTTTTCTATTCTTTGCCTATCCTGCATATATGTCGGGCAATCAGGTGTGGACCCACGGTTTAATGGAAGGTGAGGGAATTGTCGACGGATTCTCCGGGGCAACTCCCCTTTCTATGGCGGCAGAGGGAAATGTAGATAATATACCGGCGGTAAGCGATATGTTTTTTGGATTTATCCCCGGTTCTATCGGTGCAACTTCAGTTGTGGCCGTATTGATAGGAGCGTTTATTCTATTGTTTACAGGAGTGGGGAGCTGGCGGATTATGCTTTCCACCTTTGCAGGAGGACTGGTCATGGGATTTCTGCTGAATGCATTTGCCGTGAATCCCTTTATGGAGATACCCGCCTGGCAGCATCTGGCAATGGGTGGTTTTGCATTCGGAGCCGTGTTTATGGCTACGGATCCGGTTACAGCCGCAAGAACCAGAAAAGGAAAATACATCTACGGATTTCTTATTGGTTTACTGGCCATCCTGATTCGTGTAGTCAATCCGGCGTATCCTGAAGGGATCATGCTGGCCATTCTGTTAATGAATGTCTTTGCCCCTTTAATTGATCATTATGTGGTAGAATCGAATATTAACAAACGTCTGAAAAGGGCTGAAGCACAAGCAGCTTAAAAAAATATACCAGATATGAAGCAGTTTAGCAATACCTATATCTTTATATTTTCACTCCTTATGGTGGTAACGGTAGCTACCATATTGTCCGTAGTAGCCATGCAGTTACAACCCATGCAGAAG is a genomic window containing:
- a CDS encoding NADH:ubiquinone reductase (Na(+)-transporting) subunit B, which translates into the protein MKALRRFLDNIKPHFEKGGKFEKLQSTFEAFETFLFVPDQVTTQGSHIRDNIDMKRTMALVVISLIPALLFGMWNVGYQHYLATGQEGSTIELFLEGLKLVLPIVIVSYVTGLAIEFAFAQIRGHEVNEGFLVTGMLIPLVLPVDVPLWMVAVATAFAVIIGKEVFGGTGMNILNPALTARAFLFFAYPAYMSGNQVWTHGLMEGEGIVDGFSGATPLSMAAEGNVDNIPAVSDMFFGFIPGSIGATSVVAVLIGAFILLFTGVGSWRIMLSTFAGGLVMGFLLNAFAVNPFMEIPAWQHLAMGGFAFGAVFMATDPVTAARTRKGKYIYGFLIGLLAILIRVVNPAYPEGIMLAILLMNVFAPLIDHYVVESNINKRLKRAEAQAA